In Nitratireductor basaltis, the following are encoded in one genomic region:
- a CDS encoding ABC transporter substrate-binding protein, whose translation MMKFRLRAWALAAATTLTPLASQAGEIEWLQWFAAEDTTGFYDKLVADFEAQHPDITVKLVTQPFGKVRESIVTDNAIGVGSDVLGLNMPWTKEFLDIGILEPLDDYLAREDNSFDTADLIEAPLGKIDGKTWMVPLNAFPFVMHVNMELVRKAGFDAPPSNWEEFAAQAKAISALQDGISGVGMPFSSQPPSNGPILTFLPLLYANGGRIMDGTTPNFDNPKVVETLQFLKDMNDAGSIAPGAASRTGGVDLEEFIAGRTGFLISPGVHSSSITSRNPDLDYTLVRVPSNGEKAYRVHGWELGISADSDNKEDAWTLVNYLLSPEVNAKAAVAANALPGNLAALDVVRKGADKTLIKQIEILEGDTPVEEMRQSPKAAGSWSVMTEELQAMLRGDKSPEEAAAAVQARWLELAQ comes from the coding sequence ATGATGAAATTCCGGCTCCGGGCATGGGCGCTTGCCGCCGCAACGACGCTGACCCCGCTGGCTTCGCAGGCTGGCGAAATCGAATGGCTGCAATGGTTCGCAGCAGAGGATACCACCGGCTTCTACGACAAGCTTGTCGCCGATTTTGAAGCTCAGCACCCCGACATCACCGTCAAGCTGGTCACCCAGCCCTTCGGCAAAGTCCGCGAGAGCATCGTGACGGACAATGCGATCGGCGTGGGGTCAGACGTGCTGGGGCTCAATATGCCTTGGACCAAGGAGTTCCTCGATATCGGCATTCTAGAGCCCCTCGACGATTACCTGGCTCGCGAGGACAACAGTTTTGACACCGCCGACCTCATCGAAGCCCCTCTAGGCAAGATTGACGGCAAGACCTGGATGGTGCCGCTCAATGCCTTCCCTTTCGTGATGCATGTCAATATGGAGCTTGTGCGCAAGGCCGGGTTCGACGCCCCGCCCTCCAACTGGGAGGAGTTCGCAGCGCAGGCAAAGGCGATCTCGGCGCTTCAGGATGGTATCTCCGGCGTCGGAATGCCGTTTTCCTCGCAGCCGCCATCGAACGGCCCCATTCTCACCTTCCTGCCGCTGCTTTATGCAAATGGCGGGCGGATCATGGATGGCACCACGCCCAATTTCGACAATCCCAAGGTTGTCGAGACCCTGCAGTTCCTGAAGGACATGAATGATGCGGGCAGCATCGCCCCCGGCGCAGCCTCTCGTACGGGCGGCGTCGATCTGGAAGAGTTCATCGCAGGGCGCACCGGCTTCCTGATCTCCCCGGGTGTGCACTCCAGCTCGATCACCAGCCGCAATCCGGACCTGGATTACACGCTAGTTCGTGTGCCCTCGAACGGCGAGAAAGCCTATCGCGTCCATGGTTGGGAACTCGGCATCTCCGCCGACAGCGACAACAAGGAAGACGCTTGGACCCTCGTGAACTATCTGCTTTCGCCAGAAGTCAACGCGAAAGCCGCCGTGGCCGCCAACGCGCTCCCGGGAAATCTCGCCGCACTCGACGTCGTGCGCAAGGGCGCGGACAAGACGCTAATCAAGCAGATAGAGATCCTCGAGGGCGACACCCCCGTCGAGGAGATGCGCCAATCGCCCAAGGCAGCGGGAAGCTGGTCAGTCATGACCGAGGAACTCCAGGCCATGCTGCGCGGCGACAAGAGCCCAGAAGAGGCCGCGGCCGCCGTGCAGGCGCGCTGGTTGGAGCTTGCACAGTAA